From a region of the uncultured Draconibacterium sp. genome:
- a CDS encoding DUF5916 domain-containing protein, with product MKIATVLLFFVFIQTISAQEKRTYQATTAENLDITINGVFDEQEWQNANWENDFIQHEPNEGEEPTRQTEYAILYDANNLYVAIRSFDDPDSISMRMTRRDETDGDLAGIYIDSYFDKRTSFAFIVSAAGVRSDLVNTNDGDNEDDTWDPIWYAKTSVTKSGWNAEMRIPLTQLRFDENDEQIWGMNVFRLIFREDELSSWQPMKRETAGFTSQFGILRGIENIKPQNSLNVTPYMVARTERFEKEPENPFLKSGKSNGFDAGLDAKIGLTNYLTMDLTINPDFGQVEADPSQVNLSTYETFFREKRPFFIEGNNILSYKLAFGDGDQSANNLFYSRRIGRRPNHSPDLADDEYADTPDFTRILGAAKITGKTKNGWSIGVIESVTAEEEAEIKGILGNKTEVVEPLTNYFVSRVQKDFNEGNTYIGGMLTAVNRNINDEHLDFLHKSAYTGGVDVVHKWHNKDWFVDAGVYFSRVEGSEEAILNTQTSYSRTYQRPDADYVTLDSTRTSLSGTGGKFTLGKTGGKLKFAGIFSWKSPGLEINDIGYTPEVDEIMQAFWLGYRWFEPFSIFRSMGLNFNQWTNYDFGGNLLGAGGNINGHAQFNNFWRAFSSININGEQLSHTALRGGPSMKVSGNHSFYTGIFSNPQKKFTYGADGGMNWSNEKDFFSSKSFEVEFGYRPIKAMQIEISPEFGVSDNQLQYITQQDHMNDKRYVMGTIQRKTFSTSIRINYNVTPDLTVQFWGQPFIATGDYDAFKYITDSKADEINNRFALYSDEQITYDAQNSVYHIDETLNGQTDYSFDNPDFNVKEFLSNLVVRWEYRPGSMIYLVWSQNRGSYNNWGKFDFGNDISDLFDEKPHNVFLVKFSYRIGR from the coding sequence ATGAAAATTGCGACTGTCCTCTTATTCTTTGTATTTATACAAACCATATCTGCACAGGAAAAACGAACGTACCAAGCTACAACCGCCGAGAACCTTGATATAACTATTAACGGTGTTTTTGATGAACAGGAATGGCAAAATGCCAATTGGGAAAACGACTTTATTCAGCACGAGCCCAACGAAGGTGAAGAACCAACCCGGCAAACAGAATATGCCATTTTATACGATGCCAACAACCTATATGTGGCAATACGTTCGTTCGATGATCCGGACAGCATTTCCATGCGGATGACACGACGCGACGAAACAGATGGCGACCTTGCCGGTATATACATTGACTCGTATTTTGACAAACGAACCTCGTTTGCATTTATAGTTTCAGCAGCAGGAGTACGATCGGATTTGGTGAATACTAACGATGGTGATAACGAAGACGACACCTGGGATCCGATCTGGTATGCAAAAACATCGGTAACTAAAAGCGGATGGAACGCTGAAATGCGAATTCCTCTAACCCAGTTACGATTTGACGAAAACGATGAACAGATTTGGGGAATGAATGTTTTCCGCCTTATTTTCAGGGAAGACGAACTTTCATCGTGGCAACCCATGAAGCGTGAAACGGCTGGTTTTACGTCGCAGTTTGGCATTTTGCGAGGTATTGAAAATATAAAACCACAAAACTCATTGAATGTTACTCCGTATATGGTTGCCCGTACCGAACGTTTCGAAAAAGAACCTGAAAATCCATTTCTGAAATCGGGAAAATCAAATGGTTTTGATGCCGGTTTAGATGCCAAAATCGGCCTCACCAACTACCTTACCATGGATCTCACCATTAATCCGGATTTTGGCCAGGTTGAAGCCGATCCGTCGCAGGTAAACCTGAGTACCTACGAAACATTCTTCAGGGAAAAACGACCATTTTTTATCGAGGGAAATAATATTCTTTCCTACAAGCTTGCTTTCGGCGATGGTGATCAATCGGCCAATAACCTGTTTTACTCTCGCCGAATCGGACGCCGTCCTAATCATTCTCCCGATCTGGCAGATGATGAATATGCCGACACACCGGATTTTACACGCATATTGGGTGCTGCAAAAATTACCGGGAAAACAAAAAACGGCTGGTCGATTGGAGTAATTGAAAGTGTTACCGCTGAAGAAGAAGCTGAAATCAAAGGTATATTGGGAAACAAAACCGAAGTGGTTGAGCCTTTAACCAATTATTTCGTAAGTAGAGTTCAAAAGGATTTTAACGAGGGCAATACTTATATTGGTGGAATGCTAACCGCCGTTAACCGAAATATAAATGATGAGCACCTTGATTTTTTGCATAAAAGCGCTTACACCGGTGGTGTTGATGTTGTTCACAAATGGCATAACAAAGACTGGTTTGTAGATGCCGGAGTTTATTTCAGCCGTGTTGAAGGTAGCGAAGAAGCGATTCTGAACACACAAACTTCCTATTCGCGAACCTATCAGCGACCTGATGCCGATTATGTTACCCTCGATTCAACAAGAACTTCACTTTCAGGTACAGGAGGAAAATTTACTCTTGGCAAAACAGGTGGCAAGTTGAAGTTTGCAGGAATATTTAGCTGGAAATCGCCGGGACTGGAAATTAATGACATTGGTTACACGCCTGAGGTTGATGAAATTATGCAAGCATTTTGGTTAGGATATCGCTGGTTCGAGCCCTTTTCCATTTTCAGAAGTATGGGCCTCAATTTTAACCAGTGGACGAATTATGATTTTGGCGGCAATTTATTAGGTGCAGGCGGTAACATTAACGGACACGCCCAGTTTAATAACTTTTGGCGGGCTTTTTCGAGTATAAACATTAACGGCGAGCAGCTTTCGCATACAGCTTTGCGTGGTGGCCCATCAATGAAAGTCTCCGGAAATCACAGTTTTTATACCGGTATATTCTCAAATCCACAGAAAAAGTTTACCTACGGAGCCGACGGAGGAATGAACTGGAGTAACGAAAAGGATTTCTTCTCGAGCAAAAGTTTTGAGGTAGAATTTGGTTACCGTCCGATAAAAGCCATGCAAATTGAAATTAGTCCGGAATTCGGCGTGAGCGACAATCAGCTTCAGTATATTACGCAACAAGACCACATGAACGACAAACGTTACGTAATGGGAACCATTCAGCGCAAAACGTTCAGTACGTCAATTCGCATAAATTATAATGTTACGCCGGATCTAACGGTTCAGTTTTGGGGACAGCCTTTTATTGCAACAGGCGATTACGATGCGTTTAAATACATAACAGATAGTAAAGCTGATGAAATAAACAACAGATTTGCGTTGTACTCGGATGAACAGATTACTTACGATGCACAAAATAGTGTTTACCACATTGATGAAACATTAAATGGCCAAACCGATTATAGTTTTGATAATCCTGATTTTAATGTAAAAGAGTTCTTATCAAACCTGGTCGTTCGCTGGGAATATCGTCCCGGCTCGATGATCTACCTGGTGTGGTCGCAAAACCGTGGCTCTTACAATAATTGGGGTAAATTTGATTTTGGTAATGACATTTCTGATCTCTTTGATGAGAAACCACATAATGTCTTCCTGGTAAAATTTTCATACCGTATTGGAAGATAA